The Clavelina lepadiformis chromosome 1, kaClaLepa1.1, whole genome shotgun sequence genome segment ATCATACAGTTTGCCACATATTGTTTGCAGTGTTGCTTTGCTACAAGTTGGTTAGCGTAGGACTGCTATGAATAAGATGGTTTCAATTAAATTCAACACATACCATTTTAAATTGCATGCTGCTACAAAAGTTTTGCCTTCAGGTTCTTTTTTGGTATTTGCTTtaaatgcaatgttttgaTGTTTCAAGGTTATGATGAACGACGGTctgttttgtattattataTTTGTTTCATCTTTTCTTTTGTACATAAATTCTTGTTTCTGTGAACTGGTTTTTGATGATGTATCGGCCGtgcaaaataacaaagatGTTTTGGGAGAGACATCAATTTCAGCTTTACTTTGGAATGATTACTGGGGAATGTCAATGGCAAACGTATGATTTTTTGggattattaaaacaaaagcagttTATTGCTAATCGTATTCTTATTACATGGTAATAGCTTTATTCTGCATCAGTATTTATGATCatgatttttctgttttaggaAGCCAGTCACAAATCGTACCGCCCTTTCACTGTGCTGACCTACAGACtaaatcattttgtttttggcttaaattcattttcatatCATGTTATTAATGTCATTTTAAATTGCATTGTATgcattcttttgttttgtctttttaCCTTGCTGACAAAAGTATGCTATGAAGCACAGCCATTGAAAGCTCAAAAGTCAAACCTGAAAAAACACATCAAGAGAAAACAGCCGCAAAATAATGATGAACATGTGCTTGCTGATACTACCGAAAAGCAAAGCTTCATCACTCATGTTGCAACTCTTGTTTTCTTGGTGCATCCCATTCATACTGAAGCGGTAAGCAATGAAGTTATTCTAAATTTATGTCATGACATCTATcctgtaaaacaattttaaattgaaattaaaaatatgctgaataaaaaataatattaatgaATTTGTATCTGTTATTTATgacttgtaaatattttttgcaatgttcaGGTAACTGGAATCGTAGGAAGAGCTGAACTATTATCTGCCATCTTTTTTATACTTGCTATTTTGAGTTATGCTCGATTCACTGTTAAATCAATAGTGAGTGGGCCATTAGAGCATTTCTGTAGACatggttttcttttttgatataCATCAAGTGGTATAATAAATCGTGTCTTGTATGTTTTGTTGAGTAATAACAGTTGAAATGTTTTCTGTTACCAGTCCCAGGTGTTTGAAAAATTGGtacaacttttaatttttttcaggtATTGTCATTATTTTGGTGTGTGCTTGCTGTTGCCAGTAAAGAGCAAGGCATCACTGTGCTTGCTGTCTTTATTTTCTATGACATCATCCTTGTACACAAGGTACTCTTTCTAGTGTAACCTAGTAGCCATACGGTAGCCAACTACAGCATGGCATTAGGTAAATATGTTGAGTCAGTAATGTGGTTTATATCAGGCATGTCAAAGTGCTCTACTGTACATTTACCGTCCACATTTTCAATACATTTCACAGGTGTGACGTTTTGCTGTCCGAGTTGTTTGAGTACAcgtaatttaataaaaattgcaatattttgggaaaatatatgaaatattAGAAATGCTTCAGCTGTTTTTCTGAATAACCttatttgaattaaaatttaaattaatttcattatGATGGTTTTGATTTGGGGGATTCCTTTAACACAAACAGCTTCTGCAAAAATTCGACTTTTTGACCACTGTGTATGCCTTGATTTAAGCTATGTGTTGACGGCGTCCAAAGCAAAGACACAAAACTTGCATACATTATAGAAGCTAAATGTGTTCAGGGACTTTGAAATAGTGTTGAACGTAATTTTTGgttagaaaatgaaaatagaaACACGTTGCGGGCAGCAAAATGGCTTCATGAATTTGACATGCCTGGTTTTTGTACCCGCTTTGTGGTTTAATCTCACcaaattttctatttttttcacAGTTGACAGTGGATGAATTCTGTCTTTTGCTTGTTACGTTTGTCCTATCTCCGAGAAAAACTAAGTTTAAACCACTGATTTTTCGgacatttttatgtattttttttgCCGTAAGTCTGCTAATCTGGAGATATTACATCATGCAAGGAACATTGCCTCAATTCACAGGTCCAAATTTTATTCatcaaattttcattaattgaGTTAAAGATTGACTATTacattttgttctgtttttaTAACTTGAATTTCTGTGAAGATTACTGTAAATATGTTTACCTATTTTAGCTTTTGATAACCCTGCCGCGTCCTCCCAATTTCCTGCTCGTCATTTGACCTATAATTATATGTTACCAACTAATTTGGGGTTACTTCTAAATCCAAGTAATCTTTTGTGTGATTGGACAATGGGAACGATTCCTCTTATACAAGATATCTGTGACATTCGCAACTTTGCAACCATAACATTTTGGTTCATCTATGGTGTTATAGGTAGGCACAATTACAACTGAGatggaaattgtttttttttacttgttGCTTAGAATAGAAATCGTTTATCACTTTTTTGcatgatttaattttttcctAGGTTTTTGTGCGGTATTTTTTCATGATGCTGACTGCAAGATTGCTGCTATATCTGTGGCCATTgcaactttttcttttcttcctGCCTccaatttgttttttccaGTGGGTTTTGTCGTAGCTGAGAGAGTTTTATATCTCCCTAGTATTGGATTTTGTTTGTTGGTAGCTCTGGGTGTGTGGAAGATAAAAACGAAATAGTAAGTTCATACGGATAACCTGTTATTTAcctttttgtttgattatttaaaaaaaaatttaatattgttGTAGAATTTTATGTGACTTTTTTGATTATTGTTGCTTGCTATCCTTTTTTAGCAAATGTGATAAGCTGGTTATGGTCTTCATTGTACTGCTTCTATTCTCATTTGCTTTCAAAACCATCCACAGAAACACTGAATGGACGTCAgagaaaagtttgtttaaaagtgcACTAAAGGTAGCTTGTTGGCATAACAGAATAGACGTAGCTTCATTACTGGAGTATGTTCGAAATGGTCTGAATAATCACATTGAAAAGAGTAACTTTCCATATCTTTTCTGTCGTTACTGAAACTCGATATGCTGTcgttcttgttttttttagtaaTTCCAGTTTTTAtatatgattttgttttggaGATGATGTTACTGCATTCATGGAATCAATATGGGTGCCGTCATTTTTATTCTGTTGTTTGCAGCATAGCATAGAGAATAATTCCTGATTTGTCACGCAAAATGACATTGCAAACTactgaattaaacaattgtaGAAACTTTAATGtgttacttttgcaatttatcATTGCAGGTAACGAAACAAAATGCTAAGGTATGGAACAATATCGGTCATGCTTATGAACGTGAAGAAAATTATGAGAGTGCCCTCCAGTACTTTTTTCAggttaaaaagaaattaattgaCACACACTTGACATTCCTCTTGAAATTCAATTCGTTCACATGGATGTATGGTTAGATATGtgttgtatttgttttatacAGGCAACTTTGGCTCAACCAGATGACATTGGTGCTTTCATGAATGTTGGAAGAATGTATGAGCAGCTTGGTGATAAGGAAAGTGCTGAAAAGTTCTTTAAGAAAGCAAAGGCACTGTTTCCTAAAGTATGCTGACTCTAATTCATACATAAGAATGCCAGCATTATGTGTGCATGTTATTAGTAAATCGAACACTTTCTGTTAAGCCTGTCAAAGGTAAACCATATCAAGCCAGAATTGCACCCCAGCATCTCAAAGTTTACACCAGACTTGCCAATCTCATAAAACAGAATTCATCAAGGTAACTATTTTTCCCATTCACATGATATAGTGCTTTAAAATACCTCAAGTTCAGTTTTGATGCCTTTAGACTTGCAGAGGTGGACGCGCTCTACGAAGAAATACTTCGAATGAGACCTTCATTTGTTGATGCTCATATGTATAGGTGTGAAAttagtttcttttgtttcatatAATGTTGATTAAGTGGGTACAGTAGTTAGTAGCAAGTGCTGCCAGTTTAACGTAGTGTAGGTATAATGGTATATGTCTAAACAGAGGTGAAATATTGGTAAAGATGAATCGTCCCAAGAAAGCTCTTTTGTCATATCAAACTGCACTTCAATATTCAGAAAATAAATCTGATATCTATTTCAATATAGGTtggtatttttgcttttaagaTCAGCTATTATCTTGCACACTACCTGTAaccaattttttcattttatatctGTGTAGGAGTGGTCTATGCATCACTGGGTAATAAAACAGGAGCAGTAGAGGCGTACACTTATGCTATATACCACAATCCCGATCATGTCATGTCTTTGTACAATTCTGCTGCCATTTTTGAGGTTGGTCCATCTTTGAATTTgatcaaaaaattttacccATGTTAAAGCTGCCATCTGGATAAATGCTCTGTTTTGTAATTCTATCTGTTATATGGCATTAGATAAACGATAAATACTATAAGTTGAACAGTGCACTCGGATAAATGGCCTTACAAATCAAGctgtaaattgtttgttgctgaAATATTTGTAGTTCATATCTTATTAGGAAACAAGAGAGCCCACTTTGCTTCGTAAAGCAAAGTCAAGAGTGGAAAGAGTTCTCAATCTTGAACCTGATAATATTCATGCCAAAACTTTACTGGGATCTATACACATGGATCTTGGTGACAATAATGAGGCCATCAGATGGTGgaatgaagttttaaaagtCAGTTATGATTCTTTAGTGCAACGATTGGTTTCTTATCTATTCTATCCATTCAGAGTTGGTCAGTTGTTACATTATATAACTTTGGCTGCACAGGACTGACTGCATGAAGTTTTGCACAATGTTGTGGTTTTAAGTAAATATATAAGCTATGCAACACATGCATTTTAGTTCTAACTGAATTTCACAATGGCACAAACATTCCTTTTTTGATTCATCTTAAATATTTGCATGCAGACAGAACCTGATCAGAAGATAACGCTTTTTAACATTGCCCTGTTATATTCGAAAATAGGTTAGTGTTTGAAGTAACCTTaggtacaaaaagttaaaaattgtttcaaatgttTTGCACAAGGCAAAATCCAACAGATTtctcatttaaaaata includes the following:
- the LOC143459608 gene encoding protein O-mannosyl-transferase TMTC3-like, which translates into the protein MMNDGLFCIIIFVSSFLLYINSCFCELVFDDVSAVQNNKDVLGETSISALLWNDYWGMSMANEASHKSYRPFTVLTYRLNHFVFGLNSFSYHVINVILNCIVCILLFCLFTLLTKVCYEAQPLKAQKSNLKKHIKRKQPQNNDEHVLADTTEKQSFITHVATLVFLVHPIHTEAVTGIVGRAELLSAIFFILAILSYARFTVKSIVLSLFWCVLAVASKEQGITVLAVFIFYDIILVHKLTVDEFCLLLVTFVLSPRKTKFKPLIFRTFLCIFFAVSLLIWRYYIMQGTLPQFTAFDNPAASSQFPARHLTYNYMLPTNLGLLLNPSNLLCDWTMGTIPLIQDICDIRNFATITFWFIYGVIGFCAVFFHDADCKIAAISVAIATFSFLPASNLFFPVGFVVAERVLYLPSIGFCLLVALGVWKIKTKYKCDKLVMVFIVLLLFSFAFKTIHRNTEWTSEKSLFKSALKVTKQNAKVWNNIGHAYEREENYESALQYFFQATLAQPDDIGAFMNVGRMYEQLGDKESAEKFFKKAKALFPKPVKGKPYQARIAPQHLKVYTRLANLIKQNSSRLAEVDALYEEILRMRPSFVDAHMYRGEILVKMNRPKKALLSYQTALQYSENKSDIYFNIGVVYASLGNKTGAVEAYTYAIYHNPDHVMSLYNSAAIFEETREPTLLRKAKSRVERVLNLEPDNIHAKTLLGSIHMDLGDNNEAIRWWNEVLKTEPDQKITLFNIALLYSKIDGKTSECIDAIKRLFQHYPNHKKGLVLYGDVMLNKQKNIGEAQRAYKQLMEVDPGNMQGRHNYCVTLVEQKELKKAEDCFTEAMILAPEANYIKENLALVRNQRALLEASKRGKKEREITNFRQTPVEPARTDADFLTQQQADSVEEEVIYVAQPVKRNEYSLTEQAMKISDDLKQHGNEKSVDKKLEEAMEAVKKLKELKSKADARTEQKCKVKTNVDINFKKKQALKALDELEKLL